One window of Thermodesulfovibrionales bacterium genomic DNA carries:
- a CDS encoding TldD/PmbA family protein, which translates to MLDTDLLASLLKEVLARGGDYADVFVESRKVTSIQLEDGRLEKIISGIDSGAGMRLISGGKTAYGFSNDLSRDSLIRLATDLSGSFSRKTGTCVLDMTKRNPTFDSSITIRPDLVPMERKIRLVKSANTAARSLDDHIRQVTVTYRDFAQKVQVATSDGTIAGDERIQTVAAVQVVAAETGEIQTGYEAAGGNIGFELFDSVSVEDMAQKASKRAIMMLKAGKAPGGRMPIVISSEAGGTMIHEAIGHGLEADLAQQGLSIYSQKLGQEVASRLVTVIDDSTLPNKRGSFRFDDEGIPSQRTVLVDRGMLVGYLYDRLAAMRDSVKPTGNGRRESYRHRPIPRMTNTFLAPGDSSPDDILRSTPKGLFVRKMGGGQVNTVTGDFVFDVQEGYMIENGKIGEAVRGATLTGNGQEVLRSIDMVASDLGFSIGTCGKDAQGVPVSDAMPTIRVKEMVVGGGVAM; encoded by the coding sequence ATGTTAGATACAGATTTACTCGCTTCTCTCTTGAAAGAGGTTTTGGCACGCGGCGGGGACTATGCCGATGTCTTCGTCGAATCAAGAAAGGTCACATCGATCCAACTCGAAGACGGCAGGCTCGAAAAGATCATTTCGGGAATCGACAGCGGCGCAGGGATGAGACTCATCTCGGGGGGAAAGACCGCCTACGGCTTCAGTAATGATCTTTCCAGGGATTCGCTCATCCGCCTCGCGACGGACCTGAGCGGATCCTTCTCAAGGAAGACCGGCACATGCGTCCTCGACATGACAAAACGAAACCCTACCTTTGATTCCTCCATTACGATACGACCTGACCTTGTCCCGATGGAAAGAAAGATACGTCTCGTAAAATCTGCCAATACGGCGGCTCGTTCCCTTGACGATCACATCAGGCAAGTTACGGTCACCTATCGTGACTTTGCACAGAAGGTTCAGGTGGCGACTTCCGACGGTACCATCGCAGGGGATGAGCGCATCCAGACGGTGGCAGCGGTCCAGGTTGTCGCCGCTGAGACGGGCGAGATCCAGACAGGCTATGAAGCGGCAGGCGGGAATATTGGGTTCGAACTATTCGATAGCGTCTCCGTAGAGGATATGGCGCAAAAAGCCTCGAAGCGCGCAATCATGATGCTTAAAGCCGGAAAGGCACCCGGCGGCAGAATGCCGATTGTGATATCCTCGGAGGCGGGAGGGACCATGATTCACGAAGCCATAGGACACGGCCTCGAAGCGGACCTTGCCCAGCAGGGCTTATCCATCTATTCTCAGAAACTGGGCCAGGAGGTTGCATCACGTCTTGTAACGGTAATTGATGATTCGACCCTTCCGAATAAGCGGGGCTCTTTTCGCTTCGATGATGAGGGCATTCCTTCACAGAGAACTGTTCTCGTGGACAGGGGGATGCTTGTCGGTTATCTCTACGACAGGCTCGCCGCCATGCGCGACAGCGTCAAGCCCACAGGAAACGGCCGCAGGGAATCTTACCGGCATCGTCCAATTCCGAGGATGACGAATACATTCCTCGCCCCGGGAGACTCTTCTCCGGATGATATCCTGCGATCTACTCCGAAAGGTCTCTTCGTCAGGAAAATGGGTGGCGGCCAGGTCAATACCGTAACGGGGGATTTTGTCTTTGATGTCCAGGAGGGATATATGATCGAAAACGGGAAGATAGGAGAGGCGGTCAGGGGAGCGACACTCACGGGCAATGGTCAGGAAGTCCTCAGATCGATTGACATGGTGGCATCCGACCTCGGGTTCTCAATAGGCACGTGCGGAAAGGACGCTCAGGGGGTTCCTGTCTCGGATGCAATGCCGACGATCAGGGTGAAGGAGATGGTGGTTGGTGGCGGCGTTGCGATGTAG
- the lpxC gene encoding UDP-3-O-acyl-N-acetylglucosamine deacetylase: MRLQRTLKQEVMFHGIGLHTGRYASVTLKPAPRDTGVIFHRTDRMMVVRAHIGAVTDTAFATTLGNETIKIKTVEHIMAVLAGLGIDNVIIEVDGPEIPILDGSSTELVGIILKAGIAKQGKKRPYLRITRPISMEDGHSEVAIYPYDGRKITYRIYFSHHLLGEQNLDIELNEETFIREIAPARTFGFLKDVEYMMAKGLAKGGSLNNAVILSDTGVMNSSGLRFKDEFVRHKVLDLIGDFSLIGFPIYGHIFASKSGHSTNLKFMKKLLSCPECWEIVSESEQPQALSLPARTF; this comes from the coding sequence ATGCGCTTACAGAGAACATTAAAGCAGGAAGTTATGTTTCACGGCATCGGCCTCCACACCGGGAGATACGCTTCCGTAACTTTGAAACCGGCTCCCCGCGACACCGGTGTTATTTTTCACCGGACGGACAGGATGATGGTCGTTCGTGCCCATATTGGAGCGGTGACGGATACGGCTTTCGCGACAACGCTCGGTAACGAAACGATTAAAATCAAGACAGTGGAGCACATCATGGCCGTGCTTGCGGGATTGGGAATAGACAACGTCATTATAGAAGTGGATGGACCTGAAATTCCGATACTTGACGGGAGTTCCACTGAACTGGTGGGCATTATCCTCAAGGCCGGTATAGCAAAGCAGGGCAAGAAGAGGCCTTATCTGAGGATTACAAGGCCGATCAGTATGGAGGACGGGCATTCGGAGGTGGCCATCTATCCCTATGACGGGAGAAAAATAACATACAGGATATACTTCAGCCACCACCTGCTCGGTGAACAGAATCTTGATATCGAGTTGAACGAAGAAACGTTTATAAGAGAGATAGCACCCGCACGGACCTTCGGCTTCTTAAAAGATGTCGAATACATGATGGCCAAGGGTCTTGCAAAGGGCGGGTCTCTTAATAATGCCGTTATCCTCAGCGATACAGGCGTGATGAACTCATCGGGATTGAGATTTAAGGATGAGTTCGTCCGGCACAAGGTTCTGGACTTAATCGGCGATTTTTCTTTGATCGGGTTCCCTATATACGGCCATATCTTTGCGTCCAAATCCGGCCATTCAACGAACCTCAAATTTATGAAGAAACTGCTCTCCTGTCCTGAATGTTGGGAGATTGTGTCTGAATCAGAACAACCTCAAGCCCTTTCCTTGCCAGCAAGAACCTTTTAA
- the mtnP gene encoding S-methyl-5'-thioadenosine phosphorylase: MRRVGVIAGSGFYEMEGIREKGSKRVTSPFGDPSDRYRIYELSGTEVIFLSRHGSPHRIPPHEINYRANISGFREMGVERIYGIHAVGGMNRGMKPGDIVIPDQIVDLTHSRAATFYSGSDVVHIDFTTPYCDDLRALLFASGRRGGIELRESGTYVCVNGPRLETAAEIRAFAGMGGDVVGMTGMPEASLARELAICFAGIAVVTNYAAGISEKRLTTREVVETMKVAMGRIRALVRGALEIMPENRACECAKALDDARMQDVRGHPLLSDGEDS, from the coding sequence ATGCGACGTGTCGGTGTCATCGCCGGGAGCGGTTTCTATGAGATGGAAGGGATCAGAGAAAAAGGTTCGAAGAGGGTGACTTCTCCCTTCGGAGACCCATCAGACAGGTACAGAATCTACGAACTGTCCGGGACGGAGGTCATTTTTCTTTCACGACACGGCAGCCCGCACCGGATACCGCCTCATGAAATAAATTACCGCGCAAACATATCGGGCTTTCGGGAAATGGGGGTCGAGAGGATATACGGGATTCATGCTGTCGGAGGGATGAACAGAGGGATGAAGCCGGGTGACATCGTGATTCCCGATCAGATCGTAGATCTGACTCACAGCAGGGCGGCGACCTTCTACAGCGGGAGCGACGTTGTTCACATCGATTTCACGACTCCCTATTGTGATGACCTGCGAGCCCTTCTTTTTGCGTCCGGGAGGAGAGGAGGAATAGAGCTCAGGGAATCGGGAACGTACGTCTGTGTCAACGGCCCGAGACTTGAAACTGCGGCTGAGATAAGGGCATTTGCCGGCATGGGCGGAGACGTCGTCGGCATGACCGGCATGCCCGAGGCCTCCCTCGCGAGGGAGCTCGCAATCTGTTTTGCCGGTATAGCTGTTGTGACAAACTATGCCGCAGGTATTTCTGAAAAGAGGCTCACGACAAGAGAGGTCGTCGAGACGATGAAAGTCGCTATGGGCCGCATACGGGCGCTTGTGCGTGGCGCACTCGAGATCATGCCTGAGAATCGAGCGTGCGAATGCGCGAAAGCGCTTGATGATGCGAGGATGCAGGATGTTCGCGGTCATCCGCTTCTTTCTGACGGGGAAGACTCTTAA